From the genome of Eucalyptus grandis isolate ANBG69807.140 chromosome 2, ASM1654582v1, whole genome shotgun sequence, one region includes:
- the LOC120290327 gene encoding ABC transporter F family member 3-like yields MISSYIMSFYLKIPSYEAFFLQGVSKQKLQVHLGSFGVTENLALQPMCILSGGQKGRDAFAKITFKKPHVVMLDQPSNHLGLDVVEVLIQGLVLFQGGILMASHDEHLIYASGGSSRQGGAFPWGF; encoded by the exons ATGATTTCATCATACATCATgtcattttatttgaaaataccTTCTTATGAGGCATTCTTCCTGCAGGGTGTTTCTAAACAAAAGCTTCAAGTTCACTTGGGTTCCTTTGGTGTAACTGAAAATCTTGCGCTTCAACCAATGTGTATCTTGTCTG GTGGTCAGAAAGGTAGAGATGCGTTTGCCAAGATAACTTTCAAGAAACCTCACGTAGTTATGCTTGACCAGCCATCCAATCATTTG ggTTTGGATGTGGTTGAGGTGCTCATTCAAGGTCTGGTCTTGTTCCAAGGAGGAATTCTGATG GCTAGTCACGATGAACATCTAATATATGCAAGCGGTGGTTCCTCAAGGCAAGGTGGTGCTTTTCCATGGGGATTTTGA